One window of the Zea mays cultivar B73 chromosome 3, Zm-B73-REFERENCE-NAM-5.0, whole genome shotgun sequence genome contains the following:
- the LOC118476638 gene encoding uncharacterized protein → MRTIESKRLMGQKMRCGSQLVDSYINDHIRDMRRAAKYAFYDSPKRAEYRRLKAADEKRAQDTREWKAARAEKQMLDNLADRLKGKIGCGVNYLADEAHARYVQDKMATVELMEEEEDDTSRLSELIALAEAGLHREEEDDTSRLSELITLAEAGLRAQEEEDEFMSQAAEEVEAAYYKQKSDEVEAEAEDELFSQAADEAEANHYKRTVDKCDAGQCSKWNEVVVEDCATEDSEDELLIDCDSD, encoded by the exons atgcgcacaatagagtccaagagactaatgggacagaagatgcgttgtggatctcagctcgtcgattcgtacattaacgatcacatacgcgacatgcgtagggcCGCGAAATATGCCTTTTATGAcagcccgaagcgtgcagagtataggaggttgaaggcggcagatgagaagagagcacaggataCAAGGGAATGGAAAGCGGCTCgagccgagaaacagatgttggataatcttgctgatcgcctcaagggaa agattggatgTGGCGTAAACTATTTGGCGGATGAGGCGCATGCaagatatgttcaggataaaatggcgACTGTTGAGCTGATggaagaggaggaggacgacacatctagattgagtgagcttatcgctctcgcagaggcaggattacatagagaagaggaggacgacacatcaaggttgagtgagctcatcacactagctgaggcaggattacgtgctcaagaggaagaggacgagTTTATGTCTCAGGCCGCCGAAGAGGTAGAGGCGGCTTATTACAAGCAGAAGTCTGATGAggttgaggctgaggctgaggatgagctattctcccaagctgcagatgaagcagaagccaatcATTACAAGAGAACTGttgacaagtgtgatgcaggacaatgcagcaagtggaatgaggttgtcgttgaggattgcgcgacggaggactccgaagatgagttacttaTAGATTGTGATTCTGATTGA